The Pseudalkalibacillus hwajinpoensis DNA window TCAAATTAAGGCGGTCCATTCCAATCAACCAACAATCTTCTTTTATGATCGTTATCCTGGTGGAATAGGTCTTTCTGAGCGTGTGTACCAGGAGCTTGGGGTTATTTTAAAAGAAGCAGAATCAATCGTAGTCGAATGCGAATGTGAAGGCGGTTGTCCATCCTGTGTTGGCGTTTCAGGAGAGACTGGAGAGAACAGCAAAGAAACTGCGAGATACTTACTCGAATACTTAAGAGGTGAGCATTCTCATGTCACTTAAAGCTAAGTTGAATCGGATGAAAAAGCATATGAACCTGAATGAAGGGGAAGAATTTACTCCAAAAATCGAGCAGTCTATTCATTCTGTTCCACATCTACAAAAATGGCGCGACCTTGATACGAGCCCGTTTTTCTTCGATGGTGAGTATGCACTTGTGCGAAATAAACACTATCCAACCACGTACCAGCATGGGAAGTATGTGTTTCAAGAGTTAGAAGGAGTTGTCGAACGATGGAATAGCTTTCATCGAAGTCACCCCCTATCTTCGAGACATCTTAATCCATCTGACTTACTGTTCTTTGATACAGAAACAACCGGTCTCGGTGGAGGGGTTGGGAACACGATATTTCTACTTGGTTATAGCAAATACACCGAAAAGGGAATGTATGTAAATCAATACTTTCTCCCGGGTCCAGGTGCTGAAGTCCCGATGTATCAGGCCTTTCTTGAAGATGTGAAGGAATTAAAGAATTTAGTGACGTATAACGGAAAAGCTTTTGACTGGCCTCAGGTAAGAACTCGACATACACTTATTCGTGAACAGGTTCCAAAATTACCGCAATTCGGGCATTTTGATCTTCTTCACGGAGCGAGACGATTCTGGAAAAATGAGATGGAATCTGTTAGACTCTCGATCGTAGAAGAACAGCAACTTGGCTTTGAACGGAAAGAAGATATTCCAGGTTATTTAGCCCCAATGCTGTATTTTGAATTTGTTAAAGATCCTGACCCGGAATTAATTGCCGGTGTTCTAAAGCATAATGAAGAAGATATCCTCTCCTTAATTACGTTGTATATTCGAATGTCGCATCTTCTATTGGATCACGATGGAAAATCGTTAACTGCGGCAGAGCAATATCAGTCTGCCAGATGGTGGGAAGCAGTAGGAGAAGAAGAGCATGCAGCTTCTTTATATGAGCAGACAAGCGGTCGGCATGAGCATGACGCAAGGAAAGCTCTCGCTCGCATTTATAAAAAGCAGGGAACAATAGAAAGAGCACTGCCCATCTGGTTCAAGCTTTCTGAGTCAACCACAGATGAAGAGTGTGATATTGAGCTTGCAAAGTACTACGAGCACAAGGTGAAAGACTATGAAAAAGCTCTTTATTATGC harbors:
- a CDS encoding ribonuclease H-like domain-containing protein; amino-acid sequence: MSLKAKLNRMKKHMNLNEGEEFTPKIEQSIHSVPHLQKWRDLDTSPFFFDGEYALVRNKHYPTTYQHGKYVFQELEGVVERWNSFHRSHPLSSRHLNPSDLLFFDTETTGLGGGVGNTIFLLGYSKYTEKGMYVNQYFLPGPGAEVPMYQAFLEDVKELKNLVTYNGKAFDWPQVRTRHTLIREQVPKLPQFGHFDLLHGARRFWKNEMESVRLSIVEEQQLGFERKEDIPGYLAPMLYFEFVKDPDPELIAGVLKHNEEDILSLITLYIRMSHLLLDHDGKSLTAAEQYQSARWWEAVGEEEHAASLYEQTSGRHEHDARKALARIYKKQGTIERALPIWFKLSESTTDEECDIELAKYYEHKVKDYEKALYYALSGYQKWKAKKRILKNKEENERMQYMKRIVRLEQKEARLR